The genomic DNA ACCCCGTGCAGCTCCGCCAACTGCTGTGGGCTGCGCGTGATGAGGGCGTTCAGCAACGGCTGGCTGAACGCTTCCCATTGCAGCGGCGCGCGTCGGGCTTGCCATTCGCGCCGCAAAATCTCCAGCGTCGCCGCAGGCACGTACGGCGATGCGGCCTCCAGCCCGCCGTCGAGGAGGAGACGGCGGATGGCCGTGGCGCTGGCGATGACTTCGTCCGCGGGCGCCTCGGCCTCGTGGTAGCCCGATCCCGTGCGGGCTACGGTGAAGGGCTTGATTGCGCTGTCCAGCCGTTCCAGCGCAATCAAGTAATGCAGCCCCAACGTATTGTTGGGCTGCTGCATGAGGGCGGCTAGCGCAGCGCCGTCCGCCCCTTCGGCCGCGAGCTCGGCTGCGGCCCCCGCATAGGCGGCGGGGTAGCTTACGCCGCTGCTCAGGCGCAGCGCGATGCCGGCCTTAAGCTCGGCCGGCTCTGCCGCCAGCACGCGGGCCAACGCGCGCAGCGGGCCGATGTCGCCGCTCTCGCTGCCGAAGCAGAGCGTATCGACGACGCCAGTGGCGCGGAGCAGGGCCACCGCCCCGTGGGCGAACCATTCTGCGGGCTGAACGGCATAGGCCACAGGCAGCTCCAAAACCAGGTCCACGCCCATGGCGAGTGCCATTTCGGTGCGGGACCATTTGTCCACAATCGCGGGTTCCCCCCGCTGGAGGAAGGGACCGCTCATCACAGCCACCGTGCGCTGTGCGCCAGTGATGCGAAGAGACTCCTTCCAGTGATGAATGTGACCGTTATGCAGCGGGTTGTATTCTACAATAATACCGAGTGTTTTCAAGGCTGTACGTCGGCTCCTTTCTTTTGTTGCTAGTCTGGTAACTATCCTGAAAATGATGGTTATCCATCAGCTAATGATTGTTTTTAGGGCAACGATGCTGATTTTTCGTGATCAGAAA from Paenibacillus sp. FSL R10-2782 includes the following:
- a CDS encoding nucleotidyltransferase, whose protein sequence is MKTLGIIVEYNPLHNGHIHHWKESLRITGAQRTVAVMSGPFLQRGEPAIVDKWSRTEMALAMGVDLVLELPVAYAVQPAEWFAHGAVALLRATGVVDTLCFGSESGDIGPLRALARVLAAEPAELKAGIALRLSSGVSYPAAYAGAAAELAAEGADGAALAALMQQPNNTLGLHYLIALERLDSAIKPFTVARTGSGYHEAEAPADEVIASATAIRRLLLDGGLEAASPYVPAATLEILRREWQARRAPLQWEAFSQPLLNALITRSPQQLAELHGVTEGLEHRLRHSLYTLPQPSVEALLAAVKTKRYTRTKLQRMFTHVLLNHAKADMAPSELAKGPGYIRVLGFNGAGRELLARMKQTATLPVWVKPSAGSHPHLDWDTAAAAIHAAGMPHPAIRDMYADYLRPPVMV